From Nerophis lumbriciformis linkage group LG38, RoL_Nlum_v2.1, whole genome shotgun sequence, the proteins below share one genomic window:
- the gpx1b gene encoding glutathione peroxidase 1b gives MAKRFYDLTAKLLTGETLNFSSLQGKVVLIENVASLUGTTTRDYTQMNELHERYSSKGLVILGVPCNQFGHQENCKNEEILQSLKYIRPGNGFEPKFQLLEKVDVNGKDAHPLFVFLRESLPVPSDEPTALMSDPKFIIWSPVCRNDVSWNFEKFLIGPNGVAFKRYSRRFLTSDIEGDIRNLLSRAN, from the exons ATGGCGAAGCGGTTCTACGATCTGACGGCTAAGCTCCTGACGGGGGAAACCTTGAATTTCTCCTCGCTGCAGGGCAAAGTGGTCCTCATTGAGAACGTTGCATCTCTCTGAGGGACGACGACCAGGGATTACACCCAGATGAACGAGCTCCATGAACGCTACAGCAGCAAGGGGCTCGTTATCCTGGGAGTGCCCTGCAACCAGTTCGGCCACCAG gaGAACTGTAAGAATGAGGAAATCCTTCAGTCGTTAAAGTACATCCGACCCGGTAACGGCTTTGAGCCCAAGTTCCAGCTCCTGGAGAAGGTGGATGTGAACGGCAAGGACGCTCACCCCCTGTTTGTGTTCCTGCGTGAAAGCCTCCCGGTTCCCAGCGACGAGCCTACTGCTTTGATGAGCGACCCCAAGTTCATCATCTGGAGCCCCGTGTGCAGGAACGATGTGTCCTGGAACTTCGAGAAGTTCCTCATCGGCCCGAACGGCGTGGCCTTCAAGCGTTACAGTCGCAGGTTCCTCACCAGCGACATCGAGGGAGACATCAGGAATCTTCTAAGCCGGGCAAACTAA